In the genome of Theropithecus gelada isolate Dixy chromosome 19, Tgel_1.0, whole genome shotgun sequence, the window TTCCGTGTTCTGCCTTTTGCTTCTAACTAAAATCTCAAGCTGCCTGTTTCAATAATTGCAGGCATCATGATGGTAACTACTAATTGGTCCATAGGCTTTTCATAAAGATCCACCTAAAAGATTTTCTTGTAACATTATTTTTCACTGCTGTAGTTTGTCATGTGCTGAGTTGCTCTGTGCCAGTGCTGGCTGTGCACCTCTCTGGTCTACCCTTTAGGGCTTGCATCTTACAGGCCCGGTATAGTTGCACAACTGGGATTGGGGGATGGCTCTGGTTGCTTTATGGGGTGCAAATGGCAAGATACTCTCAGAGGAGTCCTGGCCCTGATGAGTGACAACTAAGAGAGGGCAAGATGCTAGGGCTGTTTCTAATCACGCCATAAACCTGTCCTGAGTTCTCAGTGATTGGGTGCCAATTCCATAGGACATACATCATgtctatctttttttccttttctttttttttttttttttttttttgagacagagtctcactctgttgcccagggtggagtgcagtggtgttatctctgctcactgcaagctccgcctcccgagttcacgccattctcctgcctcagccccccgagtaactgggactacaggcacccgccaccacgcccggctatttttttgtattttcagtaaagacagggtttcaccatgttagctggggttttaccatgttagccaggatgatctagatctcctgacctcgtggtccgcccacctcagcctcccaaagtgctgggattacaggcaggagccaccgcgcctggcctttttttttcttttctacacatgttctcatttttatttcatccatGACTTCCAGCCCTTAGCTGCTCCCAATTTCTGGCCTCCATGTGTTACCTGTTCCTTCCCAGTGCAACTTCTGAGTGTTCTCTAACACTGACCCACATGTAATATGTTGTCAGATGTgcacatggtttttttttttttttttttagacgggatctcaccctgtcgcccaggttggagtgcagtggcgcgatctcggctcactgcaagctctgcctcctggattcacgccattctcctgcctcagcctcctgagtagctgggactacaggcgcccactaccgcgcccggctaattttttttgtatttttagtagagacggggtttcactgtggtctcgatctcctgaccttgtgatccgcccgcctcggcctcccaaagtgctgggattacaggcgtgagccaccgcgcccggcccgatgtGCACATGTTTTTAAATAGTCCTTCCACACCTAGTATTCAGTTCCCGTGGGTTTCTCCTGGGCCTGGACACCAATAATCTGTGCAGGATACCGAAGTCCTCTCTTCTCATCAGGGGAGGAGGTCCTGATAAAAGCTTCTGGAAGAATAGTGAGTCAGAGACCCTACCTCTTCTCTCTGAATTGTGCCCCAACTTTGTGTCTTTCATCTCATAAGGCCTCCCTTGTTTTCTGTGACTTGTAGAGCCCTTTTTCCCCAACTTGCCACCAGCTCTCGTATCCTAAGAACATTTTCTTAGACTCATTCTTTGTCTGACACACATTTTTGATGTAACTTCTCACACCATAGTGAACCTGCATTTTCTCAGCATTCCTCTTCTTTCAGGTTGTTGGTGTGGAGCAGAAGATGAGGGGGCACCTTCTGCAGAGAGCATTTCTGTGGCAGAACTGTCACAGGGCAGGACTCCCAAGGCAGATACATCCACTGATAAGAGTCACCCCTGTGAGATTTGTACCCCAGTCCTGAgagacattttacaaatgattGAGCTCAAAGCCTCACCCTGTGGACAGAAATTGTACTTGGGTGGGGCATCAGATTTCTGGATGAATTCAAACCTTCACCAGCTCCAGAAGCTTGATAATGGAGAGAAGCTCTTTGAAATGGATGGGGACCAGGCCTCATTTATGATGAACTACAGGTTCCATGTGTCAAGAAAACCCTTCATGTTTGGGGAAGTTGGGAGGGACTTTTCAGCCACCTCAGGACTTCTCCAGCTTCAGGTGACTCCCAGTAGTGAGAGACCACACAGCAGGATTCGACACTTCAGAATTCCCACTGGACAAAAGCCTCTCAAATACACTGAATCCAGGAAATCTTTTAGAGAAAACTCTGTATTCATTCAACACCAAAGAGCTGACTCTGGAGAAAGGCCTTACgaatgcagtgaatgtgggaaatcctTCAGTCAAAGTTCTGGCTTTCTTCGACACAGGAAAGCACACAATAGAACAAGCACTCATGAATGTAGTGAATGTGGGAAGTCATTTAGTCGCAAAAGTCACCTAACTCAACACCAAagagttcacactggagaaaggcctTATGACTGCAGTGAATGTGGCAAATCCTTTCGCCAGATATCTGTCCTTATTCAACATCAAcgagttcacactggagaaaggcctTATGAGTGCAGTGAGTGTGGGAAATCTTTTAGCCACAGCACTAACCTCTATCGTCACAGGAGTGCCCACACTAGCACGAGGCCTTACGAGTGCAGTGAATGTGGAAAATCCTTTAGCCATAGCACTAACCTCTTTCGACACTGGAGAGTTCACACTGGAGCAAGGCCTTATGAGTGTAGTGAATGTGGGAAATCATTTAGTTGCAATATCTACCTCATTCACCACCAAAGatttcacactggagaaaggccttatatgtgcagtgaatgtgggaaatcATTTGGCCAGAAATCTGTCCTCATTCAACACCAAagagttcacactggagaaaggccttatgagtgcagtgaatgtgggaaagaTTTTAGCCAAAGCTCTGGCCTCTTTCGACACAGAAGAGCTCACACTAAAACAAAGCCTTATGAGTGCAGTGAATGTGAAAAATCATTTAGTTGCAAAACTGACCTCATTCGGCACCAGAcagttcacactggagaaaggcctTATGAGTGCAGTGTATGTGGGAAATCTTTTATCCGAAAAACCCACCTCATTCGACACCAGACCGTTCACACTAATGAAAGGCCTTATGAGtgcaatgaatgtgggaaatcctATAGCCAAAGCTCTGCCCTCCTTCAGCATAGgagagttcacactggagaaaggcctTATGAGTGCAGCGAATGTGGGAAATCTTTTACCCGCAAAAATCACCTCATTCAACACAagagagttcacactggagaaaggccttatgaatgcagtgaatgtgggaaatcctTTAGCCAAAGCTCTGGCCTCTTAAGACACAGAAGAGTTCAtgtgcagtgaatgtgggaaattattttgtcactttttttttttgagatggaatttcgctcttgtcaccctggctggagtacaatggtgcaatctgggctcactgcaacccccgcctcctgggatcaggtgattctcctgccacagcctcctgagtacctgagattacaggcacctgccgccatgcccagctaatttttgtatttttagtagaaacaaggtttcaccatgttggtcgggctggtcttgaactcctgacctcaggtgatccacatgcttcggcctcccaaagtgctgggattacgtaagccaccatgcccagcttgtgtTGTCACATTTAACACAAGATTTCCCAAAGAAGAAAGACCTTATATATGCTgtgaatttgtgtattttttgtttgcttgtttgtttgttttaatttggtATGATGGCGCTGGAGGCTAGCCTTTGAGAAGAGCCTTCTCCTGATGTGACTCATGTATCCAAACATCTATGGATTCCCCATAAATTTGAGGTATGTGGGAAGCATGTGTAGCTATGTTGTACTCTCTAAACCTGCCCAGGGACCTTACCAGATTCATATCACTGCCAGTTTCTGTGGCTGAAGCCTTTTCATCTCTACCCCCTGGGAGACCCACAGAGTGTGCATCAGTCACCACCCTAGCATGCTCAGGGAGGCAGACTTCTTCCATTAGTTGGAGGAAAGTATGAGTAGTCTAAGCTCTTAGGGGGATTTCTCATTTCCTCCTCTGGCTACATAGTGCATGTAACTACCCCATTGTTGGCCCCAGGACCTGACCTGAATTCTGCTGGCAGCTTCCAGAGGACTGCCTTTTTTGAGGACATTGTTGATCTCAGGCAATGCTTGTGATGAAGCGTTTTTTAGCTTCTACCACGTACCAGGAACTGCCTGTTAACTGGCTTGTGCAATGATAAAGGCCTTTTGTTTAAGAACTTTTAATCTTGTAAGTTGTATTAACTGTGGAGTAGTTTGGAGACATAATAGGACTCTGTCAGCTTAAAAGGGTATATAACATTTGTGGGGATTCAAATTTTGTTTGCCTCAGATGGGACAGTATGCTGACAGAATATAGCTTTTGCTCCATTTTCGGCCTATTTTGCATTGCTAGCAAGGCCTTCTAGGAGACACTGCAGGGCTTTCTGGTTCTGATTTTTGCCTGCATGTGGGCTCAGAGGTCATTCTGCAGAGGGGGCAGTTGTGACAACTTCCATTGTTTCTGGAGACAACACAAAGTTTTTCTTGTTGATTGAGGATATCACATAATGCCCTGCAATGTTTAGAATCCCTTAATGAGGTCCTGTGAAGGAGCTGTGTCCCTTGAAACACAAAATTCAGTGAGCTAGTGTCCCTAGGTATAAAACTATGGGGCTGGAGGGAAACATAATTGGTAAAGAAATGCTGTGTTGAATACTAAGGAATGGAGGAGACTGCAGCAAATTACATGGACTGTTCCTCATATAAAGCTTCatccggccgggtgcagtggttcacacctttaatcctagcacttcgggaggctgaggtgggtggatcacgaggtcaggagttcaagaccagcctggccaagatggtgaaaccccatctctgctaaaaatacaaaaattagctgggcacgatggtgggcgcctgtaaccccagctactcgggaggctgaggcagagaattgcttgaacttgggaggcagaggttgcagtaagccgagatcg includes:
- the ZNF530 gene encoding zinc finger protein 530 isoform X2 gives rise to the protein MAAAMRAPTLGFVAFEDVAIHFSQEEWELLDETQRLLYHDVMLENFAVMASLGCWCGAEDEGAPSAESISVAELSQGRTPKADTSTDKSHPCEICTPVLRDILQMIELKASPCGQKLYLGGASDFWMNSNLHQLQKLDNGEKLFEMDGDQASFMMNYRFHVSRKPFMFGEVGRDFSATSGLLQLQVTPSSERPHSRIRHFRIPTGQKPLKYTESRKSFRENSVFIQHQRADSGERPYECSECGKSFSQSSGFLRHRKAHNRTSTHECSECGKSFSRKSHLTQHQRVHTGERPYDCSECGKSFRQISVLIQHQRVHTGERPYECSECGKSFSHSTNLYRHRSAHTSTRPYECSECGKSFSHSTNLFRHWRVHTGARPYECSECGKSFSCNIYLIHHQRFHTGERPYMCSECGKSFGQKSVLIQHQRVHTGERPYECSECGKDFSQSSGLFRHRRAHTKTKPYECSECEKSFSCKTDLIRHQTVHTGERPYECSVCGKSFIRKTHLIRHQTVHTNERPYECNECGKSYSQSSALLQHRRVHTGERPYECSECGKSFTRKNHLIQHKRVHTGERPYECSECGKSFSQSSGLLRHRRVHVQ
- the ZNF530 gene encoding zinc finger protein 530 isoform X1; the encoded protein is MAAAMRAPTLQGFVAFEDVAIHFSQEEWELLDETQRLLYHDVMLENFAVMASLGCWCGAEDEGAPSAESISVAELSQGRTPKADTSTDKSHPCEICTPVLRDILQMIELKASPCGQKLYLGGASDFWMNSNLHQLQKLDNGEKLFEMDGDQASFMMNYRFHVSRKPFMFGEVGRDFSATSGLLQLQVTPSSERPHSRIRHFRIPTGQKPLKYTESRKSFRENSVFIQHQRADSGERPYECSECGKSFSQSSGFLRHRKAHNRTSTHECSECGKSFSRKSHLTQHQRVHTGERPYDCSECGKSFRQISVLIQHQRVHTGERPYECSECGKSFSHSTNLYRHRSAHTSTRPYECSECGKSFSHSTNLFRHWRVHTGARPYECSECGKSFSCNIYLIHHQRFHTGERPYMCSECGKSFGQKSVLIQHQRVHTGERPYECSECGKDFSQSSGLFRHRRAHTKTKPYECSECEKSFSCKTDLIRHQTVHTGERPYECSVCGKSFIRKTHLIRHQTVHTNERPYECNECGKSYSQSSALLQHRRVHTGERPYECSECGKSFTRKNHLIQHKRVHTGERPYECSECGKSFSQSSGLLRHRRVHVQ
- the ZNF530 gene encoding zinc finger protein 530 isoform X3, whose product is MLENFAVMASLGCWCGAEDEGAPSAESISVAELSQGRTPKADTSTDKSHPCEICTPVLRDILQMIELKASPCGQKLYLGGASDFWMNSNLHQLQKLDNGEKLFEMDGDQASFMMNYRFHVSRKPFMFGEVGRDFSATSGLLQLQVTPSSERPHSRIRHFRIPTGQKPLKYTESRKSFRENSVFIQHQRADSGERPYECSECGKSFSQSSGFLRHRKAHNRTSTHECSECGKSFSRKSHLTQHQRVHTGERPYDCSECGKSFRQISVLIQHQRVHTGERPYECSECGKSFSHSTNLYRHRSAHTSTRPYECSECGKSFSHSTNLFRHWRVHTGARPYECSECGKSFSCNIYLIHHQRFHTGERPYMCSECGKSFGQKSVLIQHQRVHTGERPYECSECGKDFSQSSGLFRHRRAHTKTKPYECSECEKSFSCKTDLIRHQTVHTGERPYECSVCGKSFIRKTHLIRHQTVHTNERPYECNECGKSYSQSSALLQHRRVHTGERPYECSECGKSFTRKNHLIQHKRVHTGERPYECSECGKSFSQSSGLLRHRRVHVQ